One window from the genome of Micromonospora aurantiaca ATCC 27029 encodes:
- a CDS encoding Trp biosynthesis-associated membrane protein, whose protein sequence is MSAPGTTAPAARGRRELAYAVLLCLAGAGLACWAVTRTWAVEVTARGSLPSGRAERTGTDLLPWVLALTYVGLAGGGAVLATRGRLRRLLGVLLAGVGVAVTVGGGIGLTEAGVSRQWPALVLAGGLALAAGGAFTALRGDGWPAMGARYERRSAPADEPGRPAVERGTRDAWDALDRGEDPTVS, encoded by the coding sequence GTGAGCGCGCCCGGCACCACCGCGCCGGCGGCCCGCGGCCGGCGCGAACTCGCGTACGCGGTGCTGCTCTGCCTGGCCGGCGCGGGCCTGGCCTGCTGGGCGGTGACCCGGACCTGGGCGGTGGAGGTGACCGCCCGGGGGTCGCTGCCGTCCGGGCGGGCCGAGCGCACCGGCACGGACCTGCTGCCCTGGGTGCTGGCGCTGACCTACGTGGGACTCGCCGGCGGTGGCGCGGTGCTCGCCACCCGGGGCCGGCTGCGCCGGCTGCTGGGTGTGCTGCTGGCCGGTGTCGGCGTGGCCGTGACGGTCGGCGGCGGGATCGGCCTGACCGAGGCCGGGGTGAGCCGGCAGTGGCCTGCGCTGGTGCTGGCCGGCGGCCTGGCGCTGGCGGCCGGCGGCGCGTTCACCGCGCTGCGCGGCGACGGCTGGCCGGCGATGGGCGCCCGGTACGAGCGGCGGTCCGCCCCGGCGGACGAGCCCGGCCGGCCGGCCGTCGAGCGTGGCACCCGGGACGCGTGGGACGCGCTGGACCGGGGCGAGGACCCGACGGTCAGCTGA
- the trpC gene encoding indole-3-glycerol phosphate synthase TrpC produces MLDEILAGVREDVARRQEQVPLERIRELAAAAPPPLDAYAALRRPGVAVIAEVKRSSPSKGRLAEIADPADLAGDYAAGGARAISVLTEGRWFGGSLDDLAAVRAAVNVPVLRKDFVVSSYQVHEARAHGADLVLLIVAALEQNVLVGLLERIESLGMTALVEVHTEEEADRALEAGAQVIGVNARDLRTLEVDRSVFERIAPGLPSSVVKIAESGVRGPHDLIRYASAGADAVLVGEGLVTQKSPREAVAELVNAGNHPATPRPVR; encoded by the coding sequence GTGCTCGACGAGATCCTGGCCGGCGTGCGCGAGGACGTGGCCCGGCGCCAGGAGCAGGTTCCGCTGGAGCGGATCCGTGAACTGGCCGCCGCCGCGCCGCCACCGCTCGACGCGTACGCGGCCCTGCGCCGCCCCGGCGTGGCCGTGATCGCCGAGGTGAAGCGCTCGTCGCCGTCCAAGGGGCGGCTGGCCGAGATCGCCGACCCGGCCGACCTGGCCGGTGACTACGCGGCCGGTGGCGCGCGGGCGATCAGCGTGCTGACCGAGGGCCGCTGGTTCGGCGGGTCGCTCGACGACCTCGCCGCGGTGCGGGCCGCGGTGAACGTGCCGGTGCTGCGCAAGGACTTCGTGGTCTCCAGCTACCAGGTGCACGAGGCCCGCGCGCACGGCGCCGACCTGGTGCTGCTGATCGTGGCCGCGCTGGAGCAGAACGTGCTGGTCGGGCTGCTGGAGCGGATCGAGTCGCTCGGCATGACCGCGCTGGTCGAGGTGCACACCGAGGAGGAGGCGGACCGCGCCCTGGAGGCCGGCGCGCAGGTCATCGGCGTGAACGCCCGCGACCTGCGTACCCTGGAGGTCGACCGCTCCGTGTTCGAGCGGATCGCGCCCGGCCTGCCCAGCAGCGTCGTCAAGATCGCTGAGTCCGGGGTGCGCGGTCCGCACGACCTGATCCGGTACGCCTCCGCCGGCGCCGACGCCGTGCTGGTGGGCGAGGGCCTGGTCACCCAGAAGAGCCCGCGCGAAGCCGTCGCCGAGCTGGTCAACGCCGGTAACCACCCGGCCACGCCCCGCCCGGTGCGCTGA
- a CDS encoding anthranilate synthase component I, which produces MTDGTVSPDRSTFADLAARWRVVPVTRRLLADAETPVGVYRKLAGGPGTFLLESAEQGVGSAGTAWSRYSFIGVRSSATLTERDGAASWTGTPPAGVPTGGDPVTVLRETVAALAGPGWDPAGDMPPLTGGLVGYLGYDLVRRFERLPELTEDELDVPELGMMLATDLVVLDHYEGSAILVANAVLPPLDDSDRAERVEAAYHHAVGRLDAMTTALSRPIPPMVSTVGRPGVGEVVSRTPEGGYPEAVEVAKEAIRAGECFQIVLSQRFERPTDADPLDVYRVLRTTNPSPYMYLLRFDGFDIVGSSPEAHLKVSAGPDGRRRALLHPIAGTRPRGGSPDGDAKLAAELLADPKERAEHVMLVDLGRNDLGRVCRPGTVEVPEFATIERYSHVMHIVSTVVGELRDDRTAFDALAATFPAGTLSGAPKVRAMEIIEELEPVRRGVYGGTVGYFAFGGDLDMAIAIRTALIRDGRAYVQAGAGIVADSDPAAEDQETRSKAAAVLAAIAAAETLRAAR; this is translated from the coding sequence GTGACCGACGGCACGGTCAGCCCGGACCGGTCCACCTTCGCCGACCTGGCCGCCCGCTGGCGGGTCGTGCCGGTGACCCGGCGGCTGCTCGCCGACGCGGAGACGCCGGTCGGGGTCTACCGCAAGCTGGCCGGCGGCCCCGGCACGTTCCTGCTGGAGTCCGCCGAGCAGGGCGTCGGCTCGGCCGGCACGGCCTGGTCGCGCTACTCCTTCATCGGCGTCCGCAGCAGCGCCACGCTCACCGAGCGCGACGGCGCGGCGAGCTGGACCGGCACGCCACCGGCGGGCGTGCCCACCGGCGGCGACCCGGTCACCGTGCTGCGCGAGACAGTCGCCGCGCTCGCCGGGCCGGGCTGGGATCCGGCCGGTGACATGCCGCCGCTGACCGGCGGCCTGGTCGGCTACCTCGGGTACGACCTGGTCCGCCGCTTCGAGCGCCTGCCCGAGCTGACCGAGGACGAGCTGGACGTGCCCGAGCTGGGCATGATGCTCGCGACCGACCTGGTGGTCCTCGACCACTACGAGGGGTCCGCGATCCTGGTCGCCAACGCGGTGCTGCCGCCGCTGGACGACTCCGACCGGGCGGAGCGGGTCGAGGCCGCGTACCACCACGCCGTCGGCCGCCTCGACGCGATGACCACAGCGTTGTCCCGACCGATTCCGCCCATGGTCTCGACAGTCGGCCGGCCCGGCGTCGGCGAGGTGGTCAGCCGCACCCCGGAGGGCGGCTACCCGGAGGCGGTGGAGGTGGCCAAGGAGGCGATCCGGGCCGGCGAGTGCTTCCAGATCGTGCTCAGCCAGCGCTTCGAGCGCCCCACCGACGCCGACCCGCTCGACGTCTACCGGGTGCTGCGCACCACGAACCCCAGCCCGTACATGTACCTGCTGCGCTTCGACGGCTTCGACATCGTCGGGTCGTCCCCGGAGGCGCACCTCAAGGTCAGCGCCGGGCCGGACGGGCGGCGGCGGGCGCTGCTGCACCCCATCGCCGGCACCCGGCCGCGCGGCGGCTCCCCGGACGGCGACGCGAAGCTCGCCGCCGAGCTGCTCGCCGACCCCAAGGAACGCGCCGAGCACGTGATGCTCGTCGACCTGGGCCGCAACGACCTGGGCCGGGTGTGCCGGCCGGGCACCGTCGAGGTGCCCGAGTTCGCCACCATCGAGCGGTACAGCCACGTCATGCACATCGTCTCCACTGTCGTCGGCGAGCTGCGCGACGATCGCACCGCGTTCGACGCGCTGGCCGCGACGTTCCCGGCCGGGACGCTCAGCGGCGCGCCCAAGGTGCGCGCCATGGAGATCATCGAGGAGCTGGAGCCGGTGCGGCGCGGCGTCTACGGCGGCACCGTCGGCTACTTCGCCTTCGGCGGCGACCTGGACATGGCCATCGCGATCCGGACCGCGCTGATTCGCGACGGCCGCGCGTACGTGCAGGCCGGCGCCGGGATCGTGGCCGATTCCGACCCCGCCGCCGAGGACCAGGAGACGCGGAGCAAGGCCGCCGCCGTCCTCGCCGCCATCGCGGCCGCCGAGACGCTGCGGGCGGCCCGGTGA
- the hisI gene encoding phosphoribosyl-AMP cyclohydrolase → MPAPDAPLTGAPAPGPARPSRLDPAVAAKLRRTPDGLVAAVVRAHDSGEVLMVAWMDDEALHRTLTTGRATYWSRSRGEYWVKGATSGNHQYVRSVALDCDGDALLVSVEQVGAACHTGQRTCFFTELPVSTPEATP, encoded by the coding sequence GTGCCCGCCCCTGACGCGCCGCTGACCGGCGCCCCCGCTCCCGGACCGGCCCGTCCGTCCCGGCTCGACCCGGCCGTCGCGGCCAAGCTCCGCCGCACCCCGGACGGCCTGGTGGCCGCCGTGGTCCGCGCCCACGACTCGGGCGAGGTGCTGATGGTCGCCTGGATGGACGACGAGGCGCTGCACCGGACGCTCACCACCGGCCGGGCCACCTACTGGTCGCGCAGCCGCGGCGAGTACTGGGTCAAGGGCGCCACCTCGGGCAACCACCAGTACGTCCGCTCGGTGGCGCTCGACTGCGACGGCGACGCGCTGCTGGTCAGCGTGGAGCAGGTCGGGGCGGCCTGCCACACCGGGCAGCGCACCTGCTTCTTCACCGAACTGCCGGTCAGCACCCCGGAGGCGACCCCGTGA